DNA from Luteolibacter flavescens:
AAGGACGAGGCCCGCGAGATCCGCGAATGCTGGGACAAGCTCAAGAGCTACGCCGAAGGCTTCGTCCGCTGCTGCGAGGAAGGCGACTACGACCAGCTCATCCACATCCCCAAGCCCTCCGAAGGGCCGTCGCGGTATCAGGTGAAGTGAGGCCCGGGACGGGTGATCCGTGATCGATCCCAACTGGGAACGCGGAATTCATTCCGCCCGAGTCATCCCTCCCAAGCCCGCCCCACCCGAGGCCATCGTGGTCCGCATCGCTCCGCGTGCGGCCAAAGCAGTTCTGCAAGCAGACTTCACCCCCAGCCCCCGCTGGGAGCGCGTGCCACCGACTCGCTTAGCGGAAGCCGACGGCCATAAGCTAAGCGACGAACTCTGAGGTCCTGGACGGACTCGGACTGAAGGCATCCGCTGCGGGCGGGGGAGGCCACCCCCGCCCGCATTCTCCCGGAGCGTTGGCGAAGGAAGCACAAAGGGGTGCTTCCGGCGATCCGCCGCGGGTGACTTCCTCCGACGAGCTTTGTAAGGGCCCATTCTCGGAAGCCACCCGCGGCGGATCAGGGGTTTTGGGGTGGCATTTCTGAACATACAGGACGGATGGCGAAGCGACCAAATACGCACGCCTCTCGGATATCCCGTGCGAGCGGCTTCTACCTTTGCTTCGCCGGTCTTTCCAAGCGGGCCAGTGGCCGCGCGCTCCCAGGATCACCGGATCTAGATGGACCGTGCATCCTTGTCCCGGCAGCCCCTCCGGACCTCAGCCGGAGGCGTCACCACCCGACCCCATCGGCAAAGCAGAACCCTCTCCAAAAGTCTCATTGCATAACTCCGACCCATCCTCTCCACTCGCGGATGACACCTCCCGTCATGAGAACAGCACTGGTGATATCGGCCCTCCTCATCGGATTGGCCTCCGGGTCGGAATGGTCCGATAGCTATCTGGCGAAGATCGAAGAAATGGGAGATCCTCCCTCATCCGAGGAAATTGCGCTGTTGGCCGTGCTTGCTTCAAATGAAGTGCCTAAGGAGGAGGTTCAACTTGTTCGAGCCGAAGCTTGGAAGGTTTTGAGAAATTCAGATGGCTTTCCAGACGCTCTTTTCGCGCGGATCGAAGAGTTCAGAAAGGAATGGAAAAGAACGGGAATCTCGAATTCCTACGATTTTGAACGCCTCAAAATCCTCAGCTCGATGGGAGAGCTTCAGGACGTCCGCGTGGTGGACCGGTTGGGCTCCCTTCTCCATGACATGGAATGGAGTGAAGATCCGGTCGAGCACATGGCGAAAGGTGCTGACTACGGCCTTACCCAACCCAACGGAAAACTGTCTGCCCAAGCTCTTGCAAACCTGGTCGAGAATCCCCCGCTGAAGAAGGATCCGGAGTCGTATCTGGAAAGCGACATCGAACCTTGGCGGCTGTGGTATGAGCAGTTGAAGGCGGGCAACCGGACGTTCCGCTTTAAAGGCGACCCTCAGGAATACAGCCTCACCGGCCCCGTCGCCCAATCGCTCGAACCCAAGAGCGTGAGCCCACCCGAAATCTCCGAAGGATCTTCGGAGTCGGTTGAGGAAACCCGCCCGTCGATCTGGCCGCTCGCTTTCGCCGTCCTCCTTCTGGTGGTCGCGATCAGGTTCGCATCAAGACGGAAGCCCGCCAGCCCCTGAACCGGAGCCGACGCTCTCCCTCACCCCTCCGCGCGAAACGCGAGCTGGTCCAGCCCCTCCCGCTCCAGCTTCGCGAATGCCGCGGCTTCTCCTTCCAGGCCACCCAGCCGGATCGCCCGGAGCACGCTGGTCCACACGGTGGTCCGCGCGCAGGGATCGGCGGCACCTTCCAGATGCTGGATCGCCTGGTTCAGGTTGCCCGCGCGGGCCTTGGCCAGCGCTTGGGAAAGCACGTCCTCGCCGGGATTCAGCACGTGCTCGATGACCCCGCGCAGCTCCGCAGGGCGCACCGGTTTGAGAAGGAAGTCCACCACGTTGCCCGTGATCGCCCGCAGGGCAGAGCTGGGCGTCAGCGCGGCGCTGCACAGCACCACCGGCAGCGGATTGTCCTGGCGGCGCAGCATCTCGATGACCTGCAGCCCGTCGATGTCCGGCATGCGGAGATCCAGTATGACCACGTCGAAGTCCTGCTCGCCGATGCGGATCAGCGCCTCGCGCCCACCCGCCGCGGTCTCCGTATCGTGCTCTGCCAGTGCGTAGGAAAACCCCAGCCGCAGGGTAGGCTCGTCATCCACGACGAGCACCTTGAAGCGGCGGGCGGCGGTATCAGGCGAGAGGGACATCGATGTAGAATTCCGTTTTCTTGTCCGCCCGATCCAGCAGCCCGATCTTCCCCTCGTGGGCGCGCATGATCTCCCGCGAAATGAAGAGTCCGAGGCCCACGCCATCCGCACTCTGGCCGGGCGCGCGGAAGAAGCGCTCGAAGATGCGGCCCTGGGCAGAGAGCGGCACACCGGCGCCCTCGTCGATGATGGACGCGCGCAGGTGATCGCTGTTCGGACGGGTTATCTTCAGCGTGATCTTCCCGCCGGCCGGGCTGTGCTTGATGGCGTTTGAGACCAGATTGTTCACCACTTCGTCCAACCGCAGAGGGTCGGCGCAGACCTCGGGCTGCCCCTCCTCGATCTCGCGATGGAAGGTGACTCCCTTTTCCCCCGCCTTTGAGAAGAAAAGCCGCTCGGCACGTCCCAGCGCCTCCGGCAGAGAGGTGCTCACCAGCTCCAGATGGGTGGTGCCGCTCTCGGCGCGGGAGAGGTCCAGCAGTGTGTTCAGCGTTTCCAGCAGGCGCTCGCAGTCCTCGTTCGCGGAGGCCACCATGGTGCGCTGGCGGTCGGAGAGATTGCCCGCGCGATCCTCCAGCATCAGGTGCAGCACCATGCGGATGCCGGTGAGGGGCGTCTTGATCTCGTGGCTGACGGTGGAGAGCAGGTTCGTCTTCATGTCGTCCAGCCAGCGGATGCGCGTCACATTGTGCAGCAGCACCGCGCGGCCCGAGTGGACGCCGTCTTCCGAGGTGAAGCGGAAGATACGGGGAAGGTAGTAGAATTCGCGCTCGTCGATGCGGAAGAGCAGCGCCTCGCGCGGGTCCTCCGGCAGGTGGTTCGACTCGGAAATATCGGTATCATCCAGGATGCGCTGGATCTTCGCCGGCAGGCGGCCCGCCACGCCGAGCCCCTCGGTCAGGCGCTCCGCCGCGGGATTGATCTGGAGGATGCGGCCGTCCTTCCCGAGCACGAAGACCGGCGAAGGGATGGCCTCCAGGATCGCGCGGTTCACCAGGTGCGTGCGGATCAGGCGGTCATCCGTCTCGCCGCGGCGCTGGCGCAGTTCCGCCGCCATGTCATTGAAGGCGGTGGCCACCCCGCGGAATTCACTGTCGGAAGATGGCTCCGGCAGGGTGAGCTCGAAATTCCCCCGGCGGATCTCGTCGATCGAGCGCTTCAGCCCGACCACCGGGTCCACCATCTGGCGCACGAGTTGGAAATAGATCAGCACGGCGATGGCCGTGCCGAGCGAGACCAGCGTGACGACGAAGAGCGTGTTCTTCGACTTCTCGGCCCCCAGTTGCGCGATCCCTTGGTTCAGCCTCACCTCGGCGATCGACAGAACCGTCTCCGAGATGTCCGTGATGCGCTGGGTCTGCGAGCTGAGATGCTGCAGCAAATCCGCCCGCTGGGTCTGGTCCACGATGGGCGCGCCGAAGAGACGCTCGTAGCCCTCCTTGTAGATCTTGATCGCTCCATCGAGGCTGGCGATGGCCTCCTTCCACCGGGGCTCATCGCTGCCACGGCTGCTCAGGAATGCCAGCCGGGCATCGAGGTCCTTGCTCCGCTCGTCGAAGAAACTCCGTCCCACCGGCTCCGCGCCCGATTGCGAAGCAAGAGCGGGAAGATAATAGCTGTTCAGCGTGGAGGTGGCCGTCCGTACTCCCCGCGCCGACTGGATCACCGGGAAGCTCTCCTCCATCAGCGTGGCGAAGCGCTTGTTCGCATCCTGCACCAGCAGCAGCGCCGCCGCACCCACGCTCCACAGGAGCAGGATGAGGGTGACGAGTCCGTAGAGCAGGCGGGTGCGGAGCATGGGGCGGAAGCGTCAGTCCATGCCGAAGCGCTTCCGCTTGCGGTAGAGGGTTGCCTTGTCGATGCCGAGGATGGCGGCGGCGTCTTGAAGTGTGGGCGCCCAGCGCAGCACCTCGCGCATGTGGGCTTGTTCCAGATCGTCCAGGCTGTGCTCTCCGCCGATCATCGGCAGGGCGGAGCCGTTGTTCGCTCCCTCCACCGCCCCCACCGGGGTCGGCAGGTCCACGGCCTCCACCTGCGGACCATGGGAAAGGATGGTCGCGCGCTCGATCGCATTCCGCAGCTCGCGGAGATTGCCCGGCCACGCGTGGCGCAGCAGCGTCTGGCGTCCGCTTTCCGAGAAGCCATCGAGCTTCCGGCCCATCTGGCTGGAGAAGAAATTGAGGTAGTCCTCCGCGAAGTGGACCAGGTCCGTGCGGCGGTCGCGCAGCGGCGGCACCGTCACGCTGATCACGTTCAGGCGGTAGTAGAGGTCTTCGCGGAAGGTGCCGGCGGCCACGCAGGCGGCGAGGTCGCGGTTGGTCGCGGCGATCACGCGGACATTGCTCTCGCGCACCTTGTTTTCGCCGAGGCGCTCGTATTCGCGCTCTTGCAGCAGGCGCAGCAGCTTCGGCTGGATCTCCATCGGCAGCTCGCCGATCTCGTCGAGGAAGAGCGTGCCGCCCTCGGCCGCGTGGACCTTCCCCCAGGTGTCCTTGATGGCACCGGTGAAGGACCCCTTCATATGGCCGAAGAGCACGCTCTCGAGCAGTTCCTTGGAAAGGCTGGGGCAGCTCACCGTGACGAATGGCTTGTCGCGCAGATGGCTGCGATCGTGCACCTCGCGGGCGATGACGCTCTTGCCGGTGCCGCTCTCGCCAAGGATCAGCACGGAGGCAGGCGACGCCGCCGCGCGGAAAAGGGTCTCGATCTCGGCGCTCGTCTTCGGATCGTCCGACTGGAAGCGCATCGGCGGCGCACCGTGGCGCACCTCCGTCTTCAGCTCCTTCACGGTCTCCTCCAGCCTCACCACCTCGTGCTTCGTCTGGAGCGCGCGGTGCGCCTTCGCCAAGATCGCCCGGAGTTGGTCCGGCGTGAAGGGCTTCTCAAGGTAGTCGAAGGCACCGAATTGCGTCGCCTTCACCGCCGTCGCCACGGAGGCGTGCGCGGTGAAGATGGTGATGAGCTGCCTCGGGCGGACCTTCAGCATTTGCTGGAGGATCTCCAGGCCGTCCTCGTCGCCGAGCCGCAGGTCGAGGAAGACGAGGTCGAAATTCTCCTCCTTGATCCGCCTCGTCGCGGATTCCCCATCCTCAGCCGTTTCGACGTAGTGGCCTTCCCCTTCCAAGGCGAGGGAAGTGGTGAGGCGAATCGATTTTTCGTCGTCAACGATGAGGATGTCCATGGGGCTAGCGATATCTCCTAACAATCTGCATGCCTTCCCGTGCGAAACGCGAAGTCGTATTGAACCTCATGGACTTGGAGAATGATCTCCGACCCGGAAAATCGGCCAGCATCGTGCATAAAGTCATGCATTCAGAATCGGAGGTGCAATTTGCAATATGCACGATGCTCACATC
Protein-coding regions in this window:
- a CDS encoding response regulator; the protein is MSLSPDTAARRFKVLVVDDEPTLRLGFSYALAEHDTETAAGGREALIRIGEQDFDVVILDLRMPDIDGLQVIEMLRRQDNPLPVVLCSAALTPSSALRAITGNVVDFLLKPVRPAELRGVIEHVLNPGEDVLSQALAKARAGNLNQAIQHLEGAADPCARTTVWTSVLRAIRLGGLEGEAAAFAKLEREGLDQLAFRAEG
- a CDS encoding sensor histidine kinase, coding for MLRTRLLYGLVTLILLLWSVGAAALLLVQDANKRFATLMEESFPVIQSARGVRTATSTLNSYYLPALASQSGAEPVGRSFFDERSKDLDARLAFLSSRGSDEPRWKEAIASLDGAIKIYKEGYERLFGAPIVDQTQRADLLQHLSSQTQRITDISETVLSIAEVRLNQGIAQLGAEKSKNTLFVVTLVSLGTAIAVLIYFQLVRQMVDPVVGLKRSIDEIRRGNFELTLPEPSSDSEFRGVATAFNDMAAELRQRRGETDDRLIRTHLVNRAILEAIPSPVFVLGKDGRILQINPAAERLTEGLGVAGRLPAKIQRILDDTDISESNHLPEDPREALLFRIDEREFYYLPRIFRFTSEDGVHSGRAVLLHNVTRIRWLDDMKTNLLSTVSHEIKTPLTGIRMVLHLMLEDRAGNLSDRQRTMVASANEDCERLLETLNTLLDLSRAESGTTHLELVSTSLPEALGRAERLFFSKAGEKGVTFHREIEEGQPEVCADPLRLDEVVNNLVSNAIKHSPAGGKITLKITRPNSDHLRASIIDEGAGVPLSAQGRIFERFFRAPGQSADGVGLGLFISREIMRAHEGKIGLLDRADKKTEFYIDVPLA
- a CDS encoding sigma-54-dependent transcriptional regulator, whose protein sequence is MDILIVDDEKSIRLTTSLALEGEGHYVETAEDGESATRRIKEENFDLVFLDLRLGDEDGLEILQQMLKVRPRQLITIFTAHASVATAVKATQFGAFDYLEKPFTPDQLRAILAKAHRALQTKHEVVRLEETVKELKTEVRHGAPPMRFQSDDPKTSAEIETLFRAAASPASVLILGESGTGKSVIAREVHDRSHLRDKPFVTVSCPSLSKELLESVLFGHMKGSFTGAIKDTWGKVHAAEGGTLFLDEIGELPMEIQPKLLRLLQEREYERLGENKVRESNVRVIAATNRDLAACVAAGTFREDLYYRLNVISVTVPPLRDRRTDLVHFAEDYLNFFSSQMGRKLDGFSESGRQTLLRHAWPGNLRELRNAIERATILSHGPQVEAVDLPTPVGAVEGANNGSALPMIGGEHSLDDLEQAHMREVLRWAPTLQDAAAILGIDKATLYRKRKRFGMD